One genomic region from Phragmites australis chromosome 1, lpPhrAust1.1, whole genome shotgun sequence encodes:
- the LOC133883365 gene encoding protein DMP2-like, whose amino-acid sequence MDPNAMHIQMPTTTKASSSQEDTKPRPINVATATPPADKTLSSASDLLKLLPTGTVLAFQALAPSFSNHGVCHAVNRYLVLALITACAVSCVLLSFTDSLVGCDGKLYHGVATFWGFYPFNFTGTRAEREATFKDLSRFRITALDFVHAFFSALVFLAVALADASIQGCLFPDSGQDVRELLVNLPLGAGFLSSIVFMIFPTTRRSIGYTDMAPHAQ is encoded by the coding sequence ATGGATCCCAACGCGATGCACATCCAGATGCCCACGACAACCAAAGCATCCTCCTCTCAGGAGGATACGAAGCCACGGCCGATAAACGTCGCCACGGCGACACCGCCGGCGGACAAGACGCTGTCGAGCGCGTCGGACCTCCTGAAGCTCCTGCCGACCGGCACCGTGCTGGCCTTCCAGGCGCTGGCGCCGTCCTTCAGCAACCATGGCGTGTGCCACGCGGTCAACCGGTACCTCGTCCTGGCACTCATCACCGCCTGCGCTGTGTCTTGCGTGCTGCTGTCCTTCACCGACAGCCTCGTCGGCTGCGACGGCAAGCTCTACCATGGCGTGGCCACCTTCTGGGGTTTCTACCCGTTCAACTTCACGGGCACGCGCGCCGAGCGGGAAGCGACGTTCAAGGACCTGTCCCGGTTCCGGATCACGGCGCTCGACTTCGTGCACGCGTTCTTCTCGGCCCTCGTGTTCCTGGCGGTGGCGCTCGCCGACGCCAGCATACAGGGGTGCCTCTTCCCGGACTCCGGGCAAGACGTGCGGGAGCTGCTGGTGAACCTGCCGCTGGGGGCAGGCTTCCTGTCCAGCATAGTTTTCATGATCTTCCCCACAACTAGGAGGAGCATCGGTTACACGGACATGGCGCCCCACGCGCA